One region of Dokdonia sp. 4H-3-7-5 genomic DNA includes:
- a CDS encoding DUF3244 domain-containing protein, with the protein MKQTLKFSAIAFLLFTAITTFAATSEMTHYDVQPELLIETSNPGDKIKKASNAIDKDVFTEGTDRVYVSFSNPELQRIKLEVRDGLNRIVYSKEIDGEASVSKTFNFEGAYKGYYTIQIENEEKSFSKEFEIL; encoded by the coding sequence ATGAAACAGACACTAAAATTTTCAGCAATTGCATTTTTATTATTTACTGCTATCACAACATTTGCAGCTACTAGTGAGATGACACATTATGACGTACAACCTGAGCTTTTAATTGAAACTTCAAATCCAGGTGATAAAATTAAAAAAGCGTCTAACGCAATAGACAAAGATGTTTTTACAGAAGGAACAGACAGGGTATATGTGAGTTTTTCTAATCCAGAGTTACAACGTATAAAGCTAGAAGTGAGAGATGGACTTAACCGTATCGTTTACTCAAAAGAGATTGACGGAGAAGCTTCTGTAAGTAAAACATTCAATTTTGAAGGGGCTTACAAAGGATACTACACTATCCAAATTGAAAATGAAGAAAAGAGCTTTAGTAAAGAGTTTGAAATACTATAA
- a CDS encoding AraC family transcriptional regulator — translation MLLHKPTFESITPDFGNSFTYQRFDEHHVNDNSLWHYHPEIELVYVNGGTGRRQVGSNLSYYTWGTLILVGSNLPHCGFTDELTGNKSETVIHMKTDFLGDTFFDLPEMASIKRLLQVAQRGIVFSGETKKRVGAMMEEMEDQSDFNRLMTQITVLNELATTKEFRILNADGFSLLSDVKDNNRINEVFNYVKTHFKEEIPLEEMANITNLTIPSFCRYFKKITHKTFTQFVNEYRLVHASRLLAEQPMSITQVCYESGFNNFSHFNKKFKAFTGQNPSDYRKELKTVLE, via the coding sequence ATGCTTCTGCATAAACCCACTTTTGAATCTATTACTCCAGATTTTGGTAATTCATTTACATATCAAAGATTTGATGAGCATCATGTTAATGATAACAGTTTGTGGCATTATCACCCAGAGATTGAGCTGGTTTATGTAAATGGAGGTACAGGAAGACGACAGGTGGGAAGTAACTTGTCTTATTATACATGGGGTACACTTATTCTTGTAGGTAGTAATTTGCCACATTGTGGTTTTACAGATGAACTTACGGGCAATAAAAGTGAGACTGTAATACACATGAAAACAGATTTTCTAGGAGATACTTTTTTTGACCTTCCAGAAATGGCGTCAATTAAAAGACTTTTACAAGTAGCACAACGCGGGATTGTTTTTTCTGGAGAGACTAAAAAGAGAGTAGGGGCAATGATGGAAGAGATGGAGGATCAATCAGATTTTAATCGTCTCATGACTCAAATAACTGTATTAAATGAGCTGGCAACTACAAAAGAGTTTAGAATATTAAATGCAGATGGCTTCTCTTTACTCTCTGATGTAAAAGATAATAACCGTATTAATGAGGTCTTTAATTATGTAAAAACTCATTTTAAAGAAGAAATTCCTCTAGAAGAAATGGCAAATATTACAAACTTGACCATTCCATCATTTTGTCGCTATTTTAAAAAGATTACTCATAAAACATTTACGCAGTTTGTAAATGAGTATCGACTCGTGCACGCATCTAGACTGCTAGCGGAGCAACCCATGAGTATTACCCAAGTATGTTATGAGAGCGGATTTAATAACTTCTCTCACTTTAATAAAAAGTTTAAAGCCTTTACAGGCCAGAACCCTTCAGATTATAGAAAGGAGCTTAAGACTGTTTTAGAGTAA
- the mutY gene encoding A/G-specific adenine glycosylase: MSFSNKLIAWYLEHKRDMPWRNTKDPYKIWLSEIILQQTRVAQGLPYYLAFTKSFPTVQDLANATEEEVLKLWQGLGYYSRGRNLHASAQIIVNEHGGVFPNTYEEIKKLKGVGDYTASAIASISFNEPTAVVDGNVYRVLSRVYGIDTPINSTPGIKEFKALAQELIDVKRPADFNQAIMEFGAIQCKPQNPYCLHCIYNDKCVALQKNKVSELPVKLKKTKVRNRYLNYLVFRDKDGQTLLQQRTGKGIWQGLYEFPVIELDTALTDGEESRFRESVTNSKHAQEMNITEVVRFNEKPIVHKLSHQHLHTTFWVVDVTATGAKGTPLSTIRDFPVPILIGRFLEEFLPQ, encoded by the coding sequence TTGTCATTTTCTAACAAACTCATTGCTTGGTACTTAGAACACAAACGCGATATGCCATGGCGCAACACTAAGGACCCTTATAAGATTTGGCTCTCAGAAATTATTCTTCAACAGACGAGAGTAGCGCAAGGATTACCCTATTATTTGGCTTTTACAAAGTCATTTCCTACAGTACAAGATCTTGCAAATGCAACCGAAGAGGAAGTACTTAAACTTTGGCAAGGATTAGGCTATTATTCCCGTGGTAGAAACCTCCACGCATCTGCTCAAATTATTGTAAATGAGCACGGTGGAGTCTTTCCAAATACCTATGAAGAAATTAAAAAGTTAAAAGGAGTAGGTGATTATACGGCAAGTGCCATTGCAAGCATAAGCTTTAACGAGCCTACCGCGGTGGTAGATGGTAATGTATATAGAGTCCTCTCAAGGGTATATGGTATAGACACTCCTATAAATAGTACGCCCGGAATTAAAGAGTTTAAAGCGCTCGCCCAAGAGCTCATAGATGTAAAACGCCCAGCAGATTTTAATCAAGCTATTATGGAGTTTGGCGCGATACAATGCAAACCTCAAAATCCATACTGCCTTCATTGCATATATAATGACAAGTGCGTAGCCTTGCAAAAGAACAAAGTTTCTGAACTCCCTGTAAAGCTTAAAAAGACTAAAGTGCGTAATCGCTACCTCAACTATCTTGTCTTTAGAGATAAAGACGGACAGACCTTATTACAACAACGTACCGGCAAGGGGATCTGGCAAGGACTCTACGAGTTCCCAGTAATTGAACTTGATACCGCGCTTACTGATGGTGAAGAATCCCGCTTTCGCGAAAGCGTTACAAACTCAAAGCATGCTCAAGAAATGAACATTACAGAGGTGGTAAGATTTAATGAGAAACCAATCGTTCATAAATTATCTCACCAGCATCTACATACTACCTTCTGGGTAGTTGATGTAACAGCCACTGGTGCAAAAGGAACACCCTTATCAACTATAAGAGATTTTCCTGTACCTATATTGATAGGTAGATTTTTAGAAGAGTTTTTGCCTCAGTAG
- a CDS encoding HU family DNA-binding protein codes for MTKADIVAKVSEKLGIEKNDVQATIESFMEEVKTSLEGGDNVYLRGFGSFIIKTRAEKTGRNISKNTTIKIPAHNIPAFKPAKVFVEGVKTNVSVD; via the coding sequence ATGACTAAAGCTGATATCGTAGCTAAAGTTTCTGAGAAACTAGGTATCGAAAAAAATGACGTGCAAGCAACTATTGAATCTTTCATGGAAGAAGTAAAAACTTCTTTAGAAGGTGGAGATAACGTGTACTTAAGAGGATTCGGTAGCTTTATTATCAAAACCAGAGCGGAAAAAACAGGTAGAAATATTTCAAAAAATACGACTATCAAAATACCAGCACATAATATTCCAGCGTTCAAGCCTGCTAAAGTTTTTGTAGAAGGTGTAAAAACGAACGTTAGTGTAGACTAA
- a CDS encoding ribonuclease E/G: protein MNKELIIRSSSSVVDFALLKDGKLIELHKEEDKNKFNVGDIYIANVRKTVSGLNAAFVNVGYEKDAFLHYHDLGPKLPTLQKYIKSVTTGKLKDYSLQNFTFEKDIDKNGKIAEVLKSKQSVLVQIAKEPISTKGPRISSELSIAGRYIVLVPFSDRISISQKIESKEEKARLKRLVTSIRPKGFGVIVRTVAQGVKVAELDKDLQNLVDKWTTMSKKIPNAHHPSKVLGEMNRASSILRDIFNDSFTSITVDDETLYYQIKDYLSEIAPHKENIVKLYNNQLPIFEKFGIERQIKTSFGQTVSMSRGAYLVIEHTEALHVVDVNSGNRSNKAKSQEDTALEVNMIAASEIARQLSLRDMGGIIVIDFIDMGKAEHRRQLFNHLKDEMKDDRAKHKILPPSKFGLIQITRQRVRPEMNIKTREENPNGGSNEIEAPIVIVEKLQGQLNRILKSGAKKVTLHAHPFVAAYITKGFPSIRSKWFLDHKKWVKVMPRDAYTYLEYNFTDASGKDIKIEN, encoded by the coding sequence GTGAATAAAGAATTGATCATTAGATCTAGTTCCTCCGTAGTTGATTTTGCCTTATTAAAAGATGGAAAACTTATTGAGCTTCATAAAGAAGAAGATAAAAATAAGTTTAACGTAGGTGATATTTATATCGCAAACGTAAGAAAGACCGTTTCTGGTCTCAATGCCGCATTTGTAAATGTGGGCTATGAGAAAGATGCATTTTTGCATTACCATGACCTCGGTCCTAAACTTCCTACGCTTCAGAAATACATAAAAAGTGTTACTACAGGTAAATTAAAAGACTATTCCTTACAAAATTTCACCTTTGAGAAAGACATAGACAAAAACGGTAAAATTGCCGAAGTTCTTAAGTCTAAACAAAGTGTACTTGTACAGATTGCAAAAGAACCTATCTCGACCAAAGGGCCTCGCATAAGTAGCGAGCTGTCTATTGCTGGACGTTATATTGTTCTCGTTCCTTTTTCTGACCGTATCTCTATCTCACAAAAGATTGAGAGTAAAGAAGAAAAAGCACGTCTTAAAAGACTTGTAACAAGTATCAGGCCTAAAGGGTTTGGCGTTATCGTACGCACAGTAGCTCAAGGTGTAAAAGTTGCAGAACTAGACAAAGACCTGCAAAATCTAGTGGACAAATGGACCACTATGAGCAAAAAAATTCCAAACGCTCACCATCCTAGCAAAGTTCTAGGAGAGATGAATCGTGCATCGTCTATCCTGCGGGATATTTTTAACGATAGCTTCACGAGCATCACTGTAGATGATGAGACGTTGTATTATCAAATTAAAGATTATCTAAGCGAGATTGCTCCACACAAGGAGAATATTGTAAAATTATATAATAACCAACTACCTATTTTTGAGAAGTTTGGTATTGAGAGACAGATTAAAACGTCTTTTGGTCAGACTGTATCAATGAGCCGTGGTGCTTATCTTGTAATTGAACATACAGAAGCCCTGCACGTTGTAGACGTAAACAGTGGTAACAGATCAAATAAAGCTAAAAGTCAAGAAGATACTGCACTTGAGGTAAATATGATCGCCGCTTCAGAAATTGCACGTCAGCTTAGCCTCCGTGATATGGGAGGAATTATCGTAATCGATTTTATCGATATGGGTAAAGCTGAACACCGCCGCCAGTTATTTAATCACCTCAAAGATGAGATGAAAGATGATCGCGCAAAACACAAAATATTACCTCCTAGTAAATTTGGACTTATCCAGATTACTAGGCAGCGAGTACGTCCAGAAATGAACATTAAGACCCGTGAAGAAAATCCTAACGGTGGCTCTAATGAGATAGAAGCTCCTATTGTAATAGTAGAGAAGCTTCAAGGACAACTCAACCGCATTTTAAAATCTGGTGCAAAAAAGGTGACGCTTCATGCACACCCATTTGTAGCAGCTTATATTACAAAAGGATTTCCATCCATAAGATCTAAATGGTTTTTAGATCACAAGAAGTGGGTAAAAGTAATGCCACGAGATGCATACACGTATCTTGAGTATAACTTTACAGACGCTTCGGGTAAGGATATCAAGATTGAAAATTAG
- a CDS encoding regulatory protein RecX, translated as MPFCKNGILANKYFCLVQQPVKTYTVEEAKRKLEAYCAYQDRCHKEVAQKLRDMRMIPDAIDVVIGHLLEHNFLNEERFAKAFARGKFRHKSWGRTRITRELKQRGIGAYNLKTALLEIEDEEYDTVFNTLSRKRYEQLSSETDKYRKRKKLADYLTYRGWEGDLVYEKVKELVP; from the coding sequence ATGCCCTTTTGTAAAAATGGTATCCTTGCAAACAAGTACTTTTGTCTTGTGCAACAACCTGTAAAAACATATACTGTAGAAGAAGCAAAGCGCAAGCTAGAAGCCTACTGCGCTTACCAAGATCGCTGCCATAAAGAAGTGGCTCAAAAGTTACGAGACATGCGTATGATACCAGACGCAATAGATGTGGTGATAGGTCATTTACTAGAGCACAACTTTTTAAACGAAGAACGTTTTGCAAAAGCCTTTGCGAGGGGTAAATTTCGTCATAAAAGCTGGGGAAGGACAAGAATCACCCGCGAACTCAAACAACGCGGCATAGGGGCTTATAATCTCAAAACAGCCCTACTTGAGATAGAAGACGAGGAGTATGATACGGTTTTTAATACGCTTTCGCGAAAACGTTATGAACAACTCTCCTCAGAAACCGATAAATACCGCAAGCGCAAAAAACTAGCAGACTATCTCACCTACAGAGGTTGGGAAGGTGATCTTGTGTATGAAAAGGTGAAGGAGCTGGTGCCTTAG
- a CDS encoding carboxypeptidase-like regulatory domain-containing protein codes for MNKIIVLLCCIVISLTPYISFSQHYIEGSITAIDKTPLEFVNVILKKSDTTAILTYAYTNKNGLYKLPVKQIGDYQVVFSSLGFETIVKPITIRNETTNVTLNTILNEEAFSLNETVIISKRPIRVKKDTIVFNASSFTDGTETVAEDLLRKIPGINISDDGTIKIGNQEVEKVMIENDDFFEKGYKTLTKNMPASPIQKVEILKRYSNNKLLKGIEESDKVAINLTLNEDAKRQWFGNVDLGYGLASQDRYDARANLLNFGKKNKYYFFTNLNNVGYDATGDISHLIRSSSYGEPGSIGDSEQSNKLIHLSNRVPYFKESRFKFNNAELLSLNAIFNPSEHLKIKTIGFANWDELAYFRNSTDTFVANGTNFTNTEEYSLKSDFVTLFGKLDINYDLSKTASIQVVSKYSNVTADKKSNLLFNNTPTLQLLDETNNRFDQKIAYSKKFENNKALLITGRYIKEEAPQGFTVNQNNFFNLFEETESQNNISQKSSLNYEYFGTEAHWLDRRENGHLFEIKVGNTLRGESLQSDFTIVTNDGIITPVDFQNNLNYTVNDTYLSVKYFYKFSNKWSITGTIGNHLITNSLDNETLANNSNAETIFFINPSLATSLKINEKNKITLSGALTRRNSGVTGVYNDYALSGFRSFSRGTGTFNQLDASSLSLSYELGNWSDRFFATAFVTYAKSFDFLSTNRTITQDFTLSEKILLKDQELLSANLSLDNYLKVIKSNLKAKISYSSINFQNVVNDSPTREVTSDNYSYGLELRSGFSGIFNYHIGTTWRTNGIRSAGFKNNFTNNESFLDLSFIINKKFNMQVQTERYFFGNLSSDNTYYFADLTSTYDIKKNKVSVSLSAKNLFNTEIFREFSISDIGSSTTEYRLLPRYALLKLSYRF; via the coding sequence ATGAATAAAATAATAGTGCTGCTATGCTGTATAGTAATAAGCCTAACACCATACATCTCTTTCTCTCAACATTACATTGAAGGCTCAATTACAGCTATAGACAAAACGCCATTAGAGTTTGTAAATGTTATTTTAAAAAAAAGCGACACTACAGCAATACTCACGTATGCATATACCAACAAAAATGGTTTGTATAAACTACCTGTAAAACAAATAGGAGACTATCAAGTTGTATTTTCTAGCTTAGGGTTTGAAACTATAGTAAAACCAATTACTATAAGAAATGAAACGACTAATGTTACCCTCAACACTATACTAAATGAGGAGGCTTTCTCTCTTAATGAAACGGTTATCATTTCAAAAAGACCTATAAGAGTTAAAAAAGACACCATCGTCTTTAACGCATCCTCCTTTACAGACGGTACAGAGACTGTGGCAGAAGATTTACTTCGTAAAATACCTGGCATTAACATCTCAGATGATGGTACTATAAAAATAGGAAATCAAGAGGTAGAAAAAGTGATGATTGAGAATGATGATTTTTTTGAAAAAGGTTACAAAACACTCACCAAAAACATGCCTGCCTCGCCCATACAAAAGGTAGAAATCCTTAAACGATATTCTAATAATAAACTCCTTAAGGGCATTGAGGAGAGCGATAAAGTCGCCATTAACCTTACACTTAATGAAGATGCAAAACGGCAGTGGTTTGGCAATGTCGACCTAGGGTACGGTCTGGCGTCACAAGATCGTTATGATGCACGAGCAAATCTCTTAAATTTTGGCAAGAAAAATAAGTATTACTTCTTTACAAATCTTAATAATGTAGGATATGACGCTACCGGTGATATCAGTCATCTTATACGATCTTCTAGCTATGGGGAGCCTGGAAGTATAGGCGACAGCGAGCAAAGCAATAAGCTCATACATTTATCAAATAGGGTTCCTTATTTTAAAGAGTCTAGATTTAAGTTTAATAATGCAGAGTTACTATCTCTCAATGCTATTTTTAATCCCTCAGAGCACCTTAAAATTAAAACTATAGGATTTGCAAACTGGGATGAGCTTGCTTACTTCAGAAACAGTACAGATACATTTGTAGCAAATGGTACAAATTTTACAAACACTGAGGAATATAGCCTTAAAAGTGATTTTGTAACACTCTTTGGAAAGCTAGACATCAATTACGACTTATCTAAAACCGCTAGCATACAAGTGGTTTCAAAATATAGCAATGTCACTGCAGATAAAAAATCTAACTTACTTTTTAATAACACGCCTACGCTCCAACTGCTTGACGAAACAAATAATAGATTTGATCAAAAAATAGCATACTCAAAAAAGTTTGAAAATAATAAGGCACTATTAATTACTGGGCGCTATATAAAAGAAGAAGCTCCGCAAGGATTTACAGTGAATCAAAATAACTTTTTCAACCTTTTTGAAGAAACCGAGTCGCAGAACAATATAAGTCAGAAAAGCAGCCTAAATTATGAGTATTTTGGCACTGAGGCTCACTGGCTAGATCGTAGAGAAAATGGTCATCTTTTTGAGATAAAAGTTGGAAACACCCTAAGAGGGGAATCATTACAAAGCGACTTTACTATTGTTACAAATGATGGAATTATTACTCCTGTAGATTTTCAAAATAATCTGAATTATACTGTAAATGATACGTATCTATCTGTAAAATATTTTTACAAATTTTCAAATAAATGGTCGATTACAGGAACTATAGGAAATCACCTCATTACAAATAGCCTAGACAATGAAACATTAGCAAATAATAGTAACGCAGAAACTATATTCTTTATAAACCCTTCACTTGCTACCTCCCTAAAGATTAATGAGAAAAATAAAATTACTTTATCCGGTGCATTAACAAGAAGAAATAGTGGTGTTACAGGAGTTTATAATGATTACGCTCTCTCTGGTTTTAGAAGTTTTTCTAGAGGTACAGGGACATTTAATCAATTAGATGCTTCTAGCTTATCGCTATCATATGAGCTGGGTAACTGGAGTGATCGATTCTTTGCTACTGCTTTTGTAACCTACGCAAAGTCTTTTGATTTTTTATCAACTAATAGAACTATAACACAAGACTTCACATTATCAGAAAAAATATTACTAAAAGATCAAGAGCTTCTCAGTGCAAATCTCTCTTTGGATAATTATTTGAAAGTTATAAAATCAAATTTAAAAGCAAAAATCTCTTACTCCTCTATTAATTTCCAGAATGTTGTTAATGACTCCCCTACTAGAGAGGTTACATCAGATAATTACAGTTATGGATTAGAGTTGCGTAGTGGTTTTTCTGGTATATTTAATTATCACATAGGTACTACTTGGAGAACAAACGGCATACGTAGCGCAGGATTTAAAAACAACTTTACAAACAATGAAAGCTTTCTTGACCTCTCCTTTATTATAAATAAAAAATTCAATATGCAAGTGCAGACGGAGCGTTATTTTTTTGGCAATCTATCAAGTGATAACACTTATTATTTTGCAGATCTCACTTCCACCTATGACATTAAAAAGAATAAAGTGAGCGTTTCCCTCTCTGCTAAGAATCTGTTTAATACAGAAATTTTCAGGGAGTTTTCTATAAGCGACATAGGCTCTTCCACCACAGAATATCGTCTTTTACCTAGATATGCACTTCTTAAACTGAGCTATCGTTTCTAA
- a CDS encoding GLPGLI family protein, with amino-acid sequence MKTFFFLLACLTILNFTYGQNGTCVIVEYTQTIELSHKVNSKWKLYTNRINSLYLETDIKKKKTILRKNSTAGSSSKTYVLGRKNISPAYYLKKKEGFFFKEIDTDEELLVNDSSFNHDWEIIDEFKNIGKYSCQKAKVHFRGREYIAWFTPDIPLSTGPWKLNNLPGLILEAYDKEYSFHVIATKIKSNVTINCDESIKQIQIKNALSIKEYLERKEYLADQFFAELSSKLPAGTAPLKRNKNCTDCGGKLEYFNE; translated from the coding sequence ATGAAAACTTTCTTTTTTTTACTGGCGTGTCTTACAATACTAAATTTTACTTATGGTCAGAACGGTACATGTGTTATTGTAGAATATACTCAAACCATTGAACTTAGCCATAAAGTCAATTCCAAATGGAAACTCTACACGAATAGGATTAATTCACTCTACCTAGAAACAGATATAAAAAAGAAAAAAACCATTTTAAGAAAGAATTCGACTGCGGGCTCATCTTCAAAAACATATGTCCTGGGAAGAAAAAATATTTCTCCTGCTTATTATCTAAAGAAAAAGGAAGGTTTCTTTTTCAAAGAAATCGATACCGACGAAGAATTACTTGTGAATGACAGTTCCTTCAACCATGATTGGGAAATTATTGACGAGTTCAAAAATATAGGGAAATATAGCTGTCAAAAAGCTAAAGTACATTTCAGAGGTCGAGAATACATTGCTTGGTTTACACCAGATATTCCTTTGTCTACTGGACCTTGGAAATTAAATAATTTACCAGGGCTTATTCTAGAAGCATATGACAAGGAATACTCATTTCATGTCATAGCCACAAAAATAAAAAGTAATGTAACTATAAACTGCGATGAATCAATAAAACAGATTCAAATTAAAAATGCACTATCTATAAAGGAATACTTAGAGCGTAAAGAATATTTAGCAGATCAATTTTTCGCAGAACTTTCATCAAAACTACCAGCTGGAACAGCTCCTTTAAAAAGGAATAAAAACTGTACAGATTGCGGAGGTAAATTAGAATATTTTAATGAATAA
- a CDS encoding PAS domain-containing protein translates to MQNVKATAPLQSWDIFSEYLVARATKVARELDYSQVADFISKYNWDFDTSLLATEDFTTIVVTDRDQVIQWVNSGFTEMTGYPRNHAVGKHPRFLQGPETSKETKEVISNTLRLEKPVVKQLLNYKKDGTPYLCDIKIIPLFNKDQELTHFMALEKKARVA, encoded by the coding sequence ATGCAAAATGTAAAAGCTACCGCGCCTTTACAATCGTGGGATATTTTTTCAGAATACCTAGTCGCTAGAGCTACTAAAGTTGCTAGAGAACTTGATTATTCTCAGGTAGCAGATTTCATCTCAAAGTACAATTGGGATTTTGATACTTCGCTACTGGCAACAGAAGATTTTACCACAATTGTAGTGACAGATCGTGACCAAGTAATCCAATGGGTGAACAGTGGTTTTACAGAAATGACAGGCTACCCAAGAAATCATGCTGTGGGGAAACACCCTCGTTTTTTACAAGGACCAGAAACCTCAAAAGAAACCAAGGAAGTTATAAGTAACACACTACGTCTTGAAAAACCTGTAGTCAAACAACTACTCAATTATAAAAAAGACGGCACGCCATATCTCTGTGATATAAAAATCATACCTCTCTTTAATAAAGATCAAGAACTCACACACTTTATGGCTCTTGAAAAGAAAGCACGTGTAGCTTAA
- a CDS encoding metal-dependent transcriptional regulator encodes MYTLAEENYLKTIFHLEQEFNKEVSTNALAETMQTKASSATDMVQKLADKGLVSYRKYRGARLSKEGEKAAIYIVRKHRLWEVFLVEKLNFQWDEVHHIAEQLEHVNSTELINRLDKFLDYPDYDPHGDPIPDKNGNIKSAIKKLLSELNKGNTGQLVGVRETSAEFLQFLDKRNIAIGATIKVLGREFFDGSMVIQVKKEQFFISKKIADNLYIQI; translated from the coding sequence ATGTACACACTAGCAGAAGAAAATTATCTTAAAACAATCTTCCACCTTGAACAAGAATTTAACAAGGAGGTAAGCACAAACGCACTTGCAGAAACGATGCAAACTAAGGCGTCAAGTGCAACAGATATGGTGCAAAAACTTGCAGATAAAGGCTTGGTTTCTTACCGAAAATATAGAGGTGCCCGCTTATCAAAAGAGGGCGAAAAAGCAGCAATTTATATTGTGCGTAAACACAGGCTTTGGGAAGTTTTTCTGGTGGAAAAACTCAATTTTCAGTGGGACGAGGTACACCATATTGCAGAGCAATTAGAACATGTAAACTCTACAGAGCTTATTAATCGCTTAGACAAATTTCTTGACTATCCAGACTACGATCCTCATGGAGATCCCATTCCTGATAAAAATGGAAATATTAAAAGTGCTATAAAAAAGTTACTATCAGAATTAAACAAGGGAAATACGGGCCAACTTGTAGGAGTGCGAGAAACATCGGCAGAGTTTCTTCAATTTTTAGATAAAAGGAACATAGCTATTGGAGCAACTATAAAAGTACTAGGGCGAGAGTTTTTTGACGGCTCGATGGTTATACAAGTTAAAAAAGAACAGTTTTTTATCTCCAAAAAGATAGCAGATAATCTGTATATCCAGATTTAA
- a CDS encoding transporter, translating to MKQLVTLTSLLMLANTAIIFAQETTTPGLITDRPDATESPTVVPKGSLQVETGAYTTTYEENNIEERVWGYNTTLLRYGILDNLELRVGWAYQEVETKINDQEVSSLNGMSPLLFGAKVAIAQENGWKPEIGLIGHLFLPFTASTDFKPEFTSADFRFAFNHTLGERSGIAYNLGGQYGGDSPELAYVYTISYGYAITDKLGAYAEVYGDLPEDNRANHFWDAGLTYAIAPLVQLDATIGQSITDGQDLLVSAGVSFRIDKK from the coding sequence TTGAAACAATTAGTTACCCTTACTTCATTATTAATGTTGGCCAATACCGCAATTATTTTTGCCCAAGAAACCACAACTCCAGGCTTAATTACAGATCGCCCGGATGCAACAGAGTCTCCTACGGTCGTGCCCAAAGGCAGCCTGCAGGTAGAGACGGGAGCTTACACAACAACGTATGAAGAGAATAATATAGAGGAACGAGTGTGGGGTTACAATACTACGCTGCTGCGTTATGGGATACTAGATAATCTTGAACTTAGAGTGGGATGGGCGTACCAAGAAGTGGAGACAAAAATCAATGATCAAGAAGTAAGTAGCCTTAACGGGATGTCTCCGTTACTTTTTGGGGCAAAAGTGGCGATCGCACAAGAAAATGGATGGAAACCAGAAATAGGGTTAATAGGCCATTTATTTCTTCCATTTACCGCAAGTACAGACTTTAAGCCAGAATTTACTAGTGCAGATTTTCGCTTTGCGTTTAATCATACACTTGGTGAGCGATCAGGGATTGCATACAACCTTGGAGGACAATATGGAGGTGACTCGCCAGAGCTTGCATATGTGTACACAATCTCATACGGCTATGCAATAACTGATAAACTCGGGGCTTATGCAGAGGTTTATGGAGATCTTCCAGAAGATAATCGCGCAAACCATTTTTGGGATGCTGGTCTTACATATGCCATTGCCCCATTAGTACAACTCGATGCAACAATCGGTCAGAGTATTACAGATGGACAAGATTTATTGGTCAGTGCGGGAGTTAGTTTTAGAATAGATAAAAAATAA